In Panthera leo isolate Ple1 chromosome B3, P.leo_Ple1_pat1.1, whole genome shotgun sequence, a single genomic region encodes these proteins:
- the TRMT5 gene encoding tRNA (guanine(37)-N1)-methyltransferase, with product MLLAGRQPGPSASSYPSLPVNSRAGGGAGSPALPGSRTDRGGEERRESTGSDDARPSVANRDDVIEGQPFHERLSSERHQSMRNLWRQFGFSRILFKVETCRISESESLAPLAWTSQIQKLSRAPGIFLLDQRRRFSTMTEIETNQRDSELFSPPSNVRGMTKLDRTAFKKTVTIPVLKVRKEIVNKLMRSLKRAALQRPGIKRVIEDPEDEESRLVMLDPYKIFTDGSFERAELSILKQLNVSPQIHKYNLELTYENFKSEEILRAVLPEGQDVTSGFSRVGHIAHLNLRDHQLPFKHLIGQVMIDKNPGITSAVNKINNIDNTYRNFQMEVLSGEENMMTKVRENGYTYEFDFSKVYWNPRLSTEHSRITELLKSGDVLFDVFAGVGPFAIPVAKKNCTVFANDLNPESHKWLLHNCKLNKVDQKVKVFNLDGKDFLQGPVREELMQQLGPLSKERKHSVHIVMNLPAKAIEFLSVFKLLLDGPPCGIELLPIVHCYSFSKDPNPAKDVQQRAGAVLGISLEACSSVHLVRNVAPNKEMLCITFRIPAAVLYKNQTLTLENQDDPPLKRQKTDKVFSEEKTQIASVTSLEMSSPSPH from the exons ATGCTGCTCGCTGGCCGACAACCAGGTCCATCTGCGAGCTCCTACCCCAGCCTTCCAGTCAATAGTCGCgcgggaggcggggcggggagcCCGGCCCTTCCGGGTTCCCGTACCGACCGGGgcggagaagaaagaagggaatcgACGGGCTCTGATGACGCTCGCCCCTCCGTGGCGAACCGTGATGATGTCATCGAGGGCCAGCCCTTCCACGAGCGACTCTCTTCCGAGCGGCACCAGAGCATGAG gaactTATGGAGGCAATTTGGATTCTCAAGAATACTTTTCAAAGTGGAAACCTGTAGAATATCTGAATCAGAATCATTGGCTCCACTTGCTTGGACATCACAGATACAGAAACTTAGCAGAGCACCTGGTATTTTCTTGTTGGATCAAAGGAGAAGATTCTCCACCATGactgaaatagaaacaaaccaGAGAGACTCTGAATTGTTTTCACCACCCTCTAATGTTCGAGGAATGACAAAACTTGATagaacagcttttaaaaagacagtCACCATCCCAGTACTTAAAGTGAGGAAAGAAATAGTCAATAAATTGATGCGATCCCTTAAAAGGGCAGCACTGCAGCGCCCAGGCATAAAACGTGTAATTGAAGatccagaagatgaagaaagtagACTAGTTATGTTGGATccctataaaatatttactgatggTTCCTTTGAGAGAGCAGAACTCAGTATTTTAAAGCAGCTTAATGTCAGTCCacagatacataaatataatttggaACTCACTTATGAAAACTTTAAGTCAGAAGAAATCTTGAGAGCTGTGCTTCCTGAAGGTCAAGATGTGACTTCAGGATTTAGCAGAGTTGGACATATTGCCCACCTGAACCTTCGAGATCATCAACTACCTTTCAAGCATTTAATTG GTCAAGTTATGATTGACAAAAATCCAGGAATCACCTCAGcagtaaataaaatcaataacattGATAACACGTACCGAAATTTCCAAATGGAAGTGCTGTCTGGAGAGGAGAACATGATGACCAAG GTTCGAGAAAACGGCTACACCTATGAATTTGATTTTTCGAAAGTCTATTGGAATCCTCGTCTCTCTACAGAACACAGTCGTATCACAGAACTTCTCAAATCTGGAGATGTGCTATTTGATGTTTTTGCTGGGGTTGGGCCTTTTGCCATTCCAGTAGCAAAGAAAAATTGCACTGTATTTGCTAATGATCTCAATCCTGAATCCCATAAATGGCTATTGCACAATTGTAAATTAAACAAAGTGGACCAAAAGGTGAAAGTCTTTAACTTGGATGGGAAAGACTTCCTTCAAGGACCAGTCAGAGAAGAGTTAATGCAGCAGCTGGGACCActgtcaaaagaaagaaaacactctgTGCACATTGTCATGAACTTGCCAGCAAAGGCTATTGAATTTCTCAGTGTTTTCAAATTGCTTTTAGATGGGCCGCCATGTGGCATTGAGCTCCTTCCCATAGTGCACTGTTACAGCTTTTCCAAAGACCCTAATCCTGCTAAGGATGTTCAGCAGCGAGCTGGGGCTGTGTTAGGCATTTCCTTGGAGGCATGCAGTTCAGTTCACCTAGTAAGAAATGTAGCCCCTAACAAGGAAATGTTATGTATCACCTTTCGGATTCCTGCTGCTGTGCTCTACAAGAACCAGACCCTAACTCTAG AGAATCAGGACGACCCACCTCTTAAACGCCAGAAGACAGATAAagtcttttcagaagaaaaaactcaaattGCTTCAGTCACTTCATTGGAAATGTCTTCTCCATCTCCCCATTAG